The following are encoded together in the Juglans microcarpa x Juglans regia isolate MS1-56 chromosome 2D, Jm3101_v1.0, whole genome shotgun sequence genome:
- the LOC121248248 gene encoding receptor-like protein kinase FERONIA, with amino-acid sequence MENISTLKSILLLFLLFLLHHISIVNSTPRYIAVDNIVLNCGSAGNSTDEDKRMWIGDMEPSKFAPIEEHNQKSNTSEAQNQDSYVENTLYMTARLSYSQFTYVFPVTSGPKFVRLYFYADSYSGFDGSLAFFTVKANSKFTLLRNFSASILANYLGGSTRFSKEFCINVEDDQKLNLTFIPTPSTASSRFFAFVNGIEIVSMPTYLYYSSPENPSPPYVGQNVPFFIDNSRALEMIFRLNLGGTTIQPKNDTGMFREWSQDNIYLLSGGVNPRQPNLMLKYSVIPNYTAPDEVYWSAITMGPNITWNLLSNLTWGLPVDPGFNYLVRLHFCEIEPNITMPGERPFIIYIDNKIAEGTADVIMWSGGRDTPVYQDYVVMIQKTGVDQDNSTLFIALHPGKATNAIYDAILNGVEVFKLSDNNNNLAGPNHAGTLLPSPPSAQQPASTSNSRKTRFIAIGTGVGLFLALLTLACCVVVWKLRTSKRYGSYYPASKCWFWSDRNKRKSTRTKASSLPEELCRQFSLEEIKTATHDFDEGLVIGVGGFGKVYKGFVDVGPMTVAIKRLNPESKQGAQEFWREIEMLSQLRHVHLVSLIGYCNDEREMILVYDYMSNGTLREHLYDTDKDSLPWIQRLEICIGAACGLNYLHTGVKHPIIHRDVKSTNILLDENCVAKVSDFGLSKEGQDDMAVSTMVKGTFGYLDPDYARRRQLTEKSDVYSFGVVLFEVLCARKALNPKLEEEQWNLANWARKCIDKGTMGEIIDPNLMGKIAPECFKVYVDIAESCVRDQGSQRPTMNDVMDKLSFALQRQKEADAAKEKVNPDGKETYTEVLSFHVSDTTETRQCSNIFSGHVSESDSGTWLTTNNTGMTYPSLDSDTVKCEGMFTDNSNVSKA; translated from the coding sequence ATGGAAAACATCTCAACACTCAAATCTATTCTGCTCCTCTTCTTACTCTTCCTTCTCCATCATATTTCAATTGTTAACTCTACTCCTCGTTACATTGCTGTTGATAATATTGTCCTCAACTGCGGCTCTGCTGGCAACTCAACGGATGAAGATAAACGCATGTGGATTGGAGACATGGAGCCCTCCAAATTCGCTCCCATAGAAGAACATAACCAAAAATCTAATACCTCTGAAGCCCAAAACCAAGACTCATATGTCGAAAATACCCTCTACATGACTGCCCGTTTATCCTATTCCCAATTCACCTACGTATTTCCTGTCACCTCCGGTCCCAAATTTGTTCGTTTGTACTTTTACGCAGATTCATACTCTGGTTTTGATGGATCTCTGGCCTTTTTTACAGTCAAAGCAAACAGTAAGTTCACCTTACTTAGAAACTTCAGTGCTTCCATTCTTGCTAATTACTTGGGGGGCTCAACACGTTTTTCTAAAGAGTTCTGCATCAACGTTGAAGATGatcaaaaattgaatttaacATTCATTCCAACGCCAAGTACTGCTTCTAGCAGATTCTTTGCTTTTGTTAATGGAATTGAGATCGTCTCCATGCCAACGTACCTCTACTATAGCAGTCCAGAAAATCCAAGCCCACCTTATGTTGGCCAAAATGTTCCGTTCTTTATAGACAATAGCAGGGCACTCGAGATGATTTTTCGACTCAATTTGGGCGGGACCACGATACAGCCGAAGAACGACACTGGCATGTTTAGAGAATGGTCCCAAGACAATATTTACTTGTTGAGTGGAGGCGTGAACCCCCGTCAGCCAAATTTGATGCTCAAATACTCAGTAATACCAAATTACACTGCCCCCGATGAAGTTTATTGGTCTGCAATCACGATGGGTCCAAACATAACTTGGAACTTGCTTTCTAATTTGACATGGGGTTTACCCGTAGATCCGGGGTTCAATTATCTGGTCAGGCTTCATTTCTGTGAAATTGAGCCAAATATAACGATGCCCGGCGAAAGGCCATTCATTATCTATATAGACAACAAGATAGCCGAAGGTACCGCTGATGTAATTATGTGGAGTGGAGGAAGGGATACGCCTGTGTATCAGGACTATGTAGTGATGATCCAAAAGACGGGAGTTGATCAGGATAACAGTACACTCTTTATTGCTCTACACCCTGGAAAAGCTACCAATGCAATCTACGATGCCATTTTAAATGGGGTAGAAGTGTTCAAACTGAGCGACAACAATAACAACCTAGCCGGACCCAATCATGCCGGTACTTTGCTGCCCTCTCCACCTTCGGCTCAACAACCTGCTTCGACATCCAACTCAAGGAAAACAAGATTCATTGCCATTGGAACCGGTGTAGGCTTATTCTTGGCCTTGCTCACTCTAGCGTGTTGCGTGGTTGTTTGGAAACTGAGGACATCTAAGCGTTATGGTTCTTACTATCCAGCATCGAAGTGCTGGTTCTGGTCTGACCGAAACAAACGAAAGTCAACGAGGACAAAAGCCTCATCACTGCCCGAAGAGCTATGCCGCCAATTCTCACTTGAAGAAATCAAAACAGCAACCCACGACTTTGATGAAGGATTAGTTATTGGCGTCGGTGGCTTTGGGAAGGTATACAAGGGTTTCGTTGACGTTGGTCCCATGACTGTGGCGATCAAGCGTTTGAACCCAGAGTCAAAGCAAGGGGCCCAAGAGTTTTGGAGGGAGATTGAGATGCTCTCCCAGCTTCGCCATGTCCACCTCGTCTCTCTCATTGGATACTGCAACGACGAGAGGGAGATGATCCTTGTCTACGACTACATGTCCAATGGAACACTACGGGAACACCTCTACGACACGGACAAGGATTCCCTCCCATGGATACAAAGGCTCGAAATTTGCATCGGAGCGGCATGTGGTCTGAACTACCTGCATACGGGAGTGAAGCACCCCATCATCCACCGTGACGTGAAGTCGACCAACATTTTATTGGACGAGAATTGTGTGGCCAAGGTTTCTGATTTCGGGTTGTCCAAAGAAGGTCAAGATGACATGGCGGTTAGTACCATGGTAAAGGGCACGTTCGGGTATTTGGATCCGGATTACGCCAGGCGTCGACAACTGACGGAAAAATCAGACGTGTACTCGTTTGGCGTAGTGCTCTTTGAGGTATTATGTGCCCGAAAAGCACTGAATCCAAAACTGGAGGAGGAGCAATGGAATTTGGCCAACTGGGCTCGGAAATGCATTGACAAGGGGACCATGGGTGAGATCATAGATCCGAATCTGATGGGTAAGATAGCTCCGGAGTGTTTCAAGGTGTACGTGGATATCGCAGAGAGTTGCGTGCGTGATCAGGGGAGCCAACGGCCCACCATGAACGATGTTATGGATAAACTTAGCTTTGCATTGCAACGGCAGAAGGAAGCAGACGCCGCAAAGGAGAAAGTCAATCCCGACGGCAAGGAAACCTATACGGAGGTATTATCATTCCATGTTTCCGATACCACTGAAACTCGCCAATGCAGTAACATTTTCAGCGGGCACGTGTCGGAATCGGATAGTGGAACCTGGTTGACCACAAATAATACAGGGATGACCTACCCAAGTCTTGATTCTGATACTGTTAAGTGTGAAGGTATGTTTACGGACAACAGCAACGTCTCCAAAGCTTAA